In Doryrhamphus excisus isolate RoL2022-K1 chromosome 7, RoL_Dexc_1.0, whole genome shotgun sequence, one genomic interval encodes:
- the LOC131132420 gene encoding 14-3-3 protein epsilon-like has protein sequence MAEREDSVYQAKLAEQAERYDEMVESMKKVASLDLELSVEERNLLSVAYKNVIGARRASWRIISSLEQKEESKAGEEKLSLYRDYRKLVEKELKSICSDILDVLDNHLITSSTTGESKVFYYKMKGDYHRYLAEFATGNDRKEAAENSLVAYKAASDIALIELPPTHPIRLGLALNFSVFYYEILNSPDRACRLAKEAFDSAIAELDTLSEESYKDSTLIMQLLRDNLTLWTSDVQGDCDDQNTDAPPPEVEEEAK, from the exons ATGGCGGAACGAGAAGACTCAGTGTATCAGGCTAAGCTCGCCGAACAAGCGGAGAGATACGACG AAATGGTGGAGTCGATGAAGAAAGTAGCGAGTCTGGACTTGGAGCTGTCGGTGGAGGAGAGGAACCTCCTGTCGGTGGCGTACAAGAACGTGATCGGCGCGCGGCGGGCCTCCTGGAGGATAATCAGCAGCCTGGAACAGAAGGAAGAAAGCAAAGCGGGCGAAGAAAAGCTGTCGCTGTATCGAGATTACCGAAAGCTG GTGGAGAAAGAGCTGAAATCCATTTGCAGCGACATTCTGGATGTACTGGACAATCACCTCATCACATCCTCAACCACAGGAGAGTCCAAGGTTTTCTACTACAAAAT GAAGGGAGACTACCACAGGTACCTGGCGGAGTTCGCCACGGGCAACGACAGGAAGGAAGCGGCAGAGAACAGCCTGGTGGCGTACAAGGCCGCCAGCGACATCGCTTTGATCGAGCTTCCGCCCACACACCCCATCCGCCTCGGACTGGCCCTTAACTTCTCTGTTTTCTACTACGAAATCCTCAACTCGCCGGACCGCGCCTGCAG GTTGGCGAAGGAGGCGTTCGACAGTGCCATCGCCGAACTGGACACCCTGAGCGAGGAGAGCTACAAGGACTCCACTCTCATCATGCAGCTGCTACGTGACAACTTGACACTTTGGACCTCAGACGTGCAAGGAGACT GTGACGACCAGAACACAGATGCTCCGCCGCCggaagtggaggaggaggccaAGTGA